A window of Poecilia reticulata strain Guanapo linkage group LG23, Guppy_female_1.0+MT, whole genome shotgun sequence genomic DNA:
TATTCAAAAAACGTGTCACATCACTGATGCGACACGTTTTTCCAtagcagttttgtgaaatacactaattttCATATGgctgaaaaggggaaaaaaaactgaaaataaaaaactatttcagaAGGGCACTTTGTCCAAAAGTCAAAGGGCAGGTGTTTTAGTATGTATAGCATCTATCTGTTCATGCGCCTGGTTGTTCTAAAATTGAACACATGCACAATGTGCACAATGTGCACACGTGATTTTAAAACTGAGGTACATGCTGAGCTGGGATCTGCTCATATCAAGGCGCTCAGTGTGATACCttcagaacacacacacgcaaacacaccaTCTGTGAAAACATCCGGGTGTTACCCTCCTGCTGCTGGGTGTCATCTGGATAAACACTCTTTAGAGAACATGTAAAGACATACCTCATCACTATTTATCTTCAGGTTCATGTAAATTTCCCCAAATTaatttaggaaaacaaaaaaactagtgTTTTAAATTGCTTGCTATAGAAgagcgagtgagcgtcgctccttcaccctgatgTTCCTTCCCTGGAGGGGAGGTGGGGGGCGctgatctatgttttcgcatccacctgcaCAAAAAACTACTTTCAGTCATATCACGGCAATGACCCAAAAGTAAAACGAATTAATCTCATGGGAAAATTATGCAAACGCTCTGTCTGCGTCAATGAAGATTCCCTCACGTTGTGATGCCAGGTGCctgaaactgaaagtaaaactgaCATCATGACCTAATTTCTGATTAACTCGGCTAACAGTCAGCGGACCAGTTGGGGGGAAGAGATGCAGGAATGGAATTCCATTCCCAGACGGTTAACTGATtcttaaatatgaacaaaaagtGAATACttacaggaaaaacaacaattaattcCACACTATTGATCCCAATGTGCACACACTAATCAACCAGGATTGCATTAAATGGTTACTGGCTTGTACTTGTGTAGCACTTTTTCTAGCATAGGTGACTCCAGCTGGTCACACATTCACACCCTGGTGGTGGTAAACATTGTGACAGCAGCTTAAACGTCTGCTATAATATCATCAACAAAGATTGTGTAATGTCTTCCATCGGTCCTGAATGACCTGCGCACCACAGCTACTCCACCAAATCAGTAGGCAAGATGCTTGGTGGCGTGCTCCTTTATTCTGCTCTGAAGGTCGTAGGTCAGGGGTTTAGAGGCTGTGCTCATTCTGAGGATGAGCCTTCACATGTAGAGACCATAACCCAAAGGCAAGGCAAGACCAAACAGCTGTTCTGCTTTGGGGATGTGGAGGAGATCAAGACGAAAGGagaggccttttttttttttttgttcaattcaTGGTAAAACAGTTCAAGATTTCAAGATCTCACACTTACGTACTTGATGTTATCATGATCGGAAGTGCTTTGATGCTTTGACATATTCTTCAACTGTGGTTTAAATTCCCTTAATATTAGAGCAGGGAAGGGGTTTGCTAGTCGTTTCAGGTGCGTGGGAACCAGATGGACAGAGGAGGCTTCCTCCGCAACACGTTCCTGCCAAGCCTTTAATTAACTTTTGGTCAAAGCCTCGTCTTATCAGTAGCAGTCAGAGCcgctttttcatgttttgttttgttttctctctctctctattttacAGCCGTGGTAACAGCAGCACGGCGTCAAACTGCATAAATATTCCTTTAAAAGAGTGTTAATAGTTTATTGTCAGGCAGAACTCAGGCTCTAACAGCCATGTTCGCGCCTTTAAGACTTGTCAGactcacattaacattttatgagAATGCTCAGAGGGCTGCCTGATTCTCTCAGTAGTGAAACAATGAAGTTTACAAAGTAACACACGCactgtgtatgcgtgtgtgtgNNNNNNNNNNNNNNNNNNNNNNNNNNNNNNNNNNNNNNNNNNNNNNNNNNNNNNNNNNNNNNNNNNNNNNNNNNNNNNNNNNNNNNNNNNNNNNNNNNNNNNNNNNNNNNNNNNNNNNNNNNNNNNNNNNNNNNNNNNNNNNNtgtgtgtgtgtgtgtgtgtgtgtgtgtgtgtgtgtgtgtgtgtgtgtgtgtgtgtgtgtgtgtgtgtgtgtgtgtgttggggtaATGAAGGAAAGGAGTacagaagcagagcagaaatgCCTCCCTGCTGGTCTGGATCTTTCTTCCCACTCATCCCTCTTTGTTCTTTCTTATTCTTCATCTCccaactcaaacacacacacacacgcgcgcgcacgcacacacacgcacacacacatagaccAATCAAGAAAAGAAGAACTTTTCTGTGACATCAGCTGTGAAGACACTAAAGTGTGTGTGGACGGGAGTTCATTGGACACACTTGAGAAGTGAAATGGAAAGTCTCAGTCTTTTGTTGACGGTTGCCATGTTGTTCAGCAGACCTCCACACCACCAGGGTTGGaatagttttagatttttcattcTATTTCTTgtggctttttgtttgtctaattcagttagttctatttagtttttagagtgcattttctagtttattattagttaaatgttaggtttcagtttagtttagttacagaagcagttttagttttttcatactttggttcatttttaggCGCAGAAGAATTCAAAAACAAAGGGTATTATATCTctaatttaagtatgttttagttttgtttttattgttagtttataaattactgaacggcttagcaccaaaactcattaaagatctgctggtgttggatcgaccttccagacctctcaggtcttctggttctggttctggttctactctgcatctccagaaccaaacgcggagaagcagctttcagcttctatggcccgcaaatctggaacaaacttctagaaaactgcaaaacatctgagacactgagttcctttaaatccagacttaaAACACGCCCGTTTAGAGCTTCCTTTTATTCTTAATAACTTGACCAATATATCTGATGTACATTTGCTTGAGGATTTTGATGAcggcatttgacaaaatttaacgtttattacttattttaagGATTTGTTTCTATAACTGGTTGCACATGCTTGCTGTGCTGCACAAATCAACTTGACTTCTTACTTCCCCACCATATGTATCAAAGCATAGACTATAAAAAGTCCAGTGTGGCTCTCCGGACACACAGCCTCTTACCCTGCTGTCCTCCTGGGTCTCCCACTCTGGGCTGAAGGTGTGGAACGGTTGGCTCCCTTGACTGCAGTTGGAAAACTGGAAAAGGCTGGAGAAGGTGCGCCTGTTCTCCACCGTGTCAGGGAAGACTGCATCCTGGAAGTTCACACCATGAGGCAGGATGCTGTAGTTCTCATCCATCCTTAGGAGGAGGGCAGACAGGACAAGAGCGAGAGGACATTCAGAATCCCGTGGCTCTGATCTGAGACGAGATTTAAATCATCGTAGCACCGCACCTGAGGAAGAAGAAGTAGGAGTAATTTTCCATCACGGTGTGGGACTGGCAGGACAGGTACCCCAGCCCGGTCAGGTTGAGCCTGGATCCGGACGGCACCTCCAGCATGCTGCCCCAGGCCTGGTCGCACAGCAGCTCCACCTCCGCCGAGTACAGCAGCCCTTCCTCCGCGCTCAGGTAGCCGTAGCCGAGTGGCAGCGAGTTGTGCGCGTTGCCCGCTCCGAAGCCCGGCGGCTCCCGGTGGATCCCCAGGACCCGAGCGTACACGATGATCTCCGCCAGCTCCGCCCGGCAGCCCTCGCTCAGCGGCCGCCACTCGGAGGGCAACTGGCAGCCGTGCGTAAAAGTGTCCAAAGTGTCCAACTGCGCACAAACGCACAGCGTCGCAAGGAGTAAAGTCGAGGAGATCATTCCGAAAACTCTCTAAATTTTACTGCTGGTGTTTTGGAGAGGTTTTGCTCGTTTTATActatttttaaactgttgttttcccGTAACTGATTCTATACTACAGGTATGTAAAGTATGCGCACAGTTGTATCTacagtttggtttggtttggttttgctATGACCTGAGCGCTGGAGGATGCTGTCCGAAGTCATCTAAAACAAGGCTTTTAAACGGCCAGCGCTCTGACATCAACACACCTTTCAGTGTCGGAAACTTCAGGCAGTCTGTGCTGCATTCACTGACTGATGGACACCTCAGGTATTTGGGCTTCCCATCTGCTCTGGTGGACatgtaaagcagaaaacatacattttatcgCAACAAACTATTATTATYATTAAcgttattttatattattagtACTACCAGTACAatgcatttagttttttctgtttgtttctgtaaatattatttaaagtgc
This region includes:
- the ccdc3a gene encoding coiled-coil domain-containing protein 3a, giving the protein MISSTLLLATLCVCAQLDTLDTFTHGCQLPSEWRPLSEGCRAELAEIIVYARVLGIHREPPGFGAGNAHNSLPLGYGYLSAEEGLLYSAEVELLCDQAWGSMLEVPSGSRLNLTGLGYLSCQSHTVMENYSYFFFLRMDENYSILPHGVNFQDAVFPDTVENRRTFSSLFQFSNCSQGSQPFHTFSPEWETQEDSRLLCSSVQLALFEEEERGRKLQERLAAAERRNRQLKERVGKVKRSLRNARKAARKAEQEARELQEKLRAAERQAGRHLNAVTQEEPSLGAFTGAAIRERMQF